The Haloplanus salinarum genome includes a region encoding these proteins:
- a CDS encoding ArsR/SmtB family transcription factor: MEVVLWQVLAATRGGPNRARILRALDERPRNANRLAEDLDLAYNTVRHHLDVLEEHDIVTSGDESYGTVYLPSDRTRTHWDTVEEILTKLRE; this comes from the coding sequence ATGGAGGTGGTGCTCTGGCAGGTTCTCGCCGCGACGCGGGGCGGTCCCAACCGCGCGCGCATCCTCCGTGCCCTCGACGAGCGTCCCCGGAACGCCAACCGCCTCGCCGAGGACCTCGACCTCGCGTACAACACCGTCAGACACCACCTCGACGTCCTGGAGGAACACGACATCGTCACCAGCGGCGACGAGAGCTACGGGACGGTCTATCTGCCGAGCGACCGCACCCGAACCCACTGGGACACCGTCGAGGAAATACTCACCAAACTCCGAGAATGA
- a CDS encoding DUF7266 family protein: MTDRGLVPVVGKTLEALLVLLYVASLVATLHGGVVPDYRTAAAAEVSDRTLATTAARIEASVPPPSSGAAVSRRVDLPAAIDGAVYRLRVENRTLVLDHPDPTLSGRLRLSLPRRVATVEGSWSSDERATLRIRGDGSRLRVILA; this comes from the coding sequence GTGACCGACCGCGGGCTCGTCCCCGTCGTCGGCAAGACGCTGGAGGCGCTGTTGGTCCTGCTCTACGTCGCCTCGCTGGTGGCCACCCTCCACGGCGGGGTCGTCCCCGACTACCGGACCGCGGCCGCTGCGGAGGTGAGCGACCGCACCCTCGCGACGACCGCCGCGCGCATCGAGGCGTCGGTCCCACCGCCGAGTAGCGGCGCCGCGGTGTCCCGGCGTGTCGACCTCCCGGCCGCCATCGACGGCGCCGTCTACCGGCTGCGGGTCGAGAACCGCACGCTCGTCCTCGACCATCCCGATCCGACCCTCTCGGGGCGTCTCCGGCTGTCGCTGCCGCGGCGGGTCGCCACGGTCGAGGGGTCGTGGTCGAGCGACGAGCGGGCGACGCTCAGGATTCGCGGCGACGGCAGTCGCCTCCGGGTGATCCTCGCGTGA
- a CDS encoding DUF4397 domain-containing protein gives MTNPSDTTRRHVLLGLGTVATTALAGCGGNGGDATATPTETETETETATPTETATPTETETETETETETANLRVAHLSPDAPDVDVYADGSAVLEGVSFGTVSDYLEVPAGDRQLRITPAGDGGTTVFEGAVPVEADADYTVAAAGEVGDMADQPFEPLVLEDDNSTPADDTARVRLVHASPDAPAVDVTLASNGDALFDGVAYGESGYVEVPAGEYTLQIRGDTEANDGDVVAEFTIEVDGGEVYTGFAAGYLSPDDESADTPFDLLVARDTQGGMLEVTQPSDGTANLRVAHLSPNAPRVDVYADGSAVLEGVSFGTVSDYLEVPAGDRQLRITPAGADGTTVFEGAVTVEADTDYTVAAAGEVGGTVDRPFEPLVLTDDNATPADDMARIRLVHASPDAPAVDVTLASNGDALFDGVAYGESGYVEVPAGEYTLQVRGDTESNDGDVVAEFDVNLGGGTVSTGFAAGYLSPEDDPAETPFDPILATDAGGSMDGSMRREAPAGAAIRR, from the coding sequence ATGACGAACCCTTCGGACACGACACGACGACACGTACTCCTCGGACTCGGGACCGTCGCGACGACCGCCCTCGCCGGCTGTGGCGGGAACGGCGGGGACGCGACCGCGACACCGACCGAAACCGAGACCGAAACCGAAACCGCGACACCGACCGAAACCGCGACGCCGACGGAGACCGAGACCGAAACCGAGACCGAAACCGAGACGGCGAACCTCCGGGTCGCTCACCTCTCGCCCGACGCGCCCGACGTGGACGTCTACGCCGACGGGAGCGCCGTCCTCGAGGGTGTGAGCTTCGGCACGGTCAGCGACTACCTCGAAGTTCCGGCCGGCGACAGGCAGTTGCGGATCACCCCCGCCGGCGACGGGGGAACGACCGTCTTCGAGGGCGCCGTCCCGGTCGAGGCCGACGCCGACTACACGGTCGCGGCGGCGGGCGAGGTCGGCGACATGGCCGACCAGCCCTTCGAGCCGCTCGTCCTGGAGGACGACAACAGCACGCCCGCCGACGACACGGCGCGGGTGCGGCTGGTCCACGCCTCGCCCGACGCCCCCGCCGTCGACGTGACCCTGGCGTCGAACGGCGACGCGCTCTTCGACGGCGTCGCCTACGGCGAATCCGGCTACGTCGAGGTCCCCGCCGGCGAGTACACCCTCCAGATCCGGGGCGATACGGAGGCCAACGACGGCGACGTCGTCGCCGAGTTCACGATCGAAGTCGACGGCGGCGAGGTGTACACCGGCTTCGCGGCCGGCTACCTCTCGCCCGACGACGAGTCCGCCGACACGCCCTTCGACCTGTTGGTCGCCCGCGACACGCAGGGCGGGATGCTGGAAGTGACCCAGCCGTCGGACGGGACCGCGAACCTCCGGGTCGCTCACCTCTCGCCCAACGCCCCCAGGGTCGACGTCTACGCCGACGGGAGCGCCGTCCTCGAGGGCGTGAGCTTCGGCACGGTCAGCGACTACCTCGAAGTTCCGGCCGGCGACAGGCAGTTGCGGATCACCCCCGCCGGTGCCGACGGAACGACCGTCTTCGAGGGCGCGGTCACCGTCGAGGCCGACACCGACTACACGGTCGCGGCGGCCGGCGAGGTCGGTGGGACGGTCGATCGCCCCTTCGAACCGCTCGTCCTGACGGACGACAACGCCACACCGGCGGACGACATGGCTCGGATACGACTGGTCCACGCCTCGCCCGACGCCCCCGCCGTCGACGTGACCCTGGCGTCGAACGGCGACGCGCTCTTCGACGGCGTCGCCTACGGCGAGTCCGGCTACGTCGAGGTCCCCGCCGGCGAGTACACCCTCCAGGTGCGGGGCGACACCGAGAGCAACGACGGCGACGTCGTCGCCGAGTTCGACGTGAACCTCGGCGGCGGGACGGTCTCGACCGGCTTCGCGGCCGGCTACCTCTCGCCGGAGGACGACCCCGCCGAAACGCCGTTCGATCCGATCCTCGCCACCGACGCCGGCGGCTCGATGGACGGGAGCATGCGACGCGAGGCGCCGGCGGGGGCGGCCATCCGGCGCTAG
- a CDS encoding alpha/beta hydrolase, whose translation MSEPHGSQPLVTGGTPLSEASAAAVLVHGRGATARSILRMGEEFGVEGVAYLAPQAAGNTWYPNPFTAPVESNEPGRSSGLDAVGDAVSEANDAGIPTERVLLLGFSQGACLASEFVARNPRRYGGVAALSGGLIGERIDPVDYEGDLADTPVFVGCSDVDPHIPAERVRESATTFERLNGDVTTRLYEGMGHTVNADERDHVVSMLSALVA comes from the coding sequence GTGAGCGAACCGCACGGAAGCCAGCCGCTCGTGACGGGGGGGACGCCGCTCTCGGAGGCGTCCGCGGCGGCCGTCCTCGTCCACGGCCGAGGGGCGACCGCCAGGAGCATCCTCCGGATGGGCGAGGAGTTCGGCGTCGAGGGCGTGGCCTACCTCGCCCCGCAGGCCGCCGGCAACACCTGGTATCCGAACCCCTTCACCGCCCCCGTCGAGTCGAACGAACCCGGGCGGTCGTCCGGGCTGGACGCCGTCGGCGACGCCGTGAGCGAGGCGAACGATGCCGGCATCCCGACCGAGCGCGTCCTCCTTCTGGGCTTCTCGCAGGGGGCCTGTCTCGCCAGCGAGTTCGTCGCCCGAAACCCGCGACGGTACGGCGGGGTGGCGGCGCTCAGCGGCGGCCTCATCGGCGAGCGGATCGACCCCGTGGACTACGAGGGCGACCTGGCCGACACGCCGGTCTTTGTCGGCTGTAGCGACGTCGACCCGCACATCCCCGCTGAGCGGGTCCGCGAGTCGGCGACGACCTTCGAGCGCCTGAACGGCGACGTGACCACGCGGCTCTACGAGGGGATGGGTCACACGGTCAACGCCGACGAGCGCGACCACGTGGTGTCGATGCTCTCGGCGCTCGTGGCCTGA
- a CDS encoding methyl-accepting chemotaxis protein has product MSRTAGTEHGEEQHRADDLWEAYVDASGATATDETERLRRERNFWRSLFCQLVGRFPEGVLVTTPDGTLTHWNETLERELDIPRSEALGENAYDVIGTENAEETLAETVARTGETIQEDGIREVPTTDAIFQTYGVPLCGPDGAVAGAFEVAADVSEHVEQQRELERLQRQVSGDVQAALADVADGIDDTVEITDDVEAFAEEQTERMEQVADEVSEQSATVEEIAASTEQVSQAAQRARSRAEEGADTAERAIDSMDAVRESADGARATIDDLTAQADEMREIIDVINDIADQTNLLALNASIEAARAGEAGEGFAVVADEVKTLAGESQTRASEIEEMITEVVGATERTARELDETTEEIAGAIDAVGATVDALSEIRRAIDETATGAAEVADATDDHASSTEEVAATVDQAVDELATLEERLVEVSDITAQQYRQVETTEETVTRLVGDGEGSA; this is encoded by the coding sequence ATGAGCCGAACGGCCGGGACGGAACACGGGGAAGAGCAGCATCGTGCGGACGACCTGTGGGAGGCGTACGTCGACGCGTCGGGAGCCACCGCGACCGACGAGACGGAGCGTCTCCGGCGGGAGCGGAACTTCTGGCGATCGCTGTTCTGCCAACTCGTCGGCAGGTTCCCCGAGGGGGTGCTGGTCACGACGCCGGATGGAACGCTCACCCACTGGAACGAGACGCTCGAACGCGAACTCGACATCCCGCGGTCGGAGGCGCTCGGGGAGAACGCGTACGACGTCATCGGGACCGAGAACGCGGAGGAGACGCTCGCGGAGACGGTCGCGCGGACCGGTGAGACGATCCAGGAGGACGGGATCAGGGAGGTCCCGACGACCGACGCCATCTTCCAGACGTACGGCGTGCCGCTGTGTGGGCCGGACGGCGCGGTCGCCGGTGCGTTCGAAGTCGCCGCGGACGTGTCCGAACACGTCGAACAGCAACGCGAACTCGAACGGCTACAGCGGCAGGTCAGCGGGGACGTACAGGCGGCACTGGCCGACGTGGCCGACGGAATCGACGATACGGTCGAGATCACGGACGACGTGGAGGCGTTCGCCGAGGAACAGACCGAGCGCATGGAACAGGTCGCCGACGAGGTGTCCGAACAGTCGGCGACGGTCGAGGAGATCGCGGCCAGCACCGAGCAGGTCAGCCAGGCAGCCCAACGTGCCCGCTCCCGCGCCGAGGAGGGCGCCGACACGGCCGAACGGGCCATCGACAGCATGGACGCGGTCAGGGAGTCGGCCGACGGCGCCAGGGCGACGATCGACGATCTCACCGCGCAGGCCGACGAGATGCGGGAGATCATCGACGTGATCAACGACATCGCCGACCAGACGAACCTACTGGCGCTGAACGCCAGTATCGAGGCGGCGCGGGCGGGTGAAGCCGGCGAGGGCTTCGCCGTCGTCGCCGACGAGGTCAAGACCCTCGCCGGGGAGTCCCAGACCCGGGCGAGCGAGATCGAGGAGATGATAACCGAGGTCGTCGGTGCGACCGAGCGCACCGCCCGGGAACTCGACGAAACGACCGAGGAAATCGCCGGCGCCATCGACGCGGTCGGGGCGACCGTCGACGCACTCTCCGAGATCCGACGAGCGATCGACGAGACCGCGACCGGGGCGGCGGAAGTCGCCGACGCGACGGACGACCACGCATCGAGCACCGAGGAGGTCGCGGCGACCGTCGACCAAGCCGTCGACGAACTGGCGACACTCGAAGAGCGACTCGTCGAGGTGAGCGATATCACGGCCCAGCAGTACCGGCAAGTCGAGACGACGGAGGAGACGGTGACGCGGTTAGTCGGGGACGGCGAGGGATCGGCATAA
- a CDS encoding DUF7333 family protein, with amino-acid sequence MEFSLPVALGTVIAIVVLGVAGLVAGGMMALRTTLMMVAPSMLVFGLLAFGIGVKHGEFRATR; translated from the coding sequence ATGGAGTTCAGCCTCCCGGTCGCGCTCGGTACCGTCATCGCCATCGTCGTCCTCGGCGTCGCCGGCCTCGTCGCCGGCGGGATGATGGCCCTGCGGACGACGCTGATGATGGTAGCCCCCTCGATGCTCGTGTTCGGACTGCTCGCGTTCGGAATCGGCGTCAAACACGGCGAATTCCGGGCGACGCGGTAG
- a CDS encoding PAS domain S-box protein: MSDPGHVLYVEGETRAGMADVLSNATDRVEVRAASRVEEALDLLSAWPADCVVSAARLPDARWLDLLERVRTADGDRAFVLHPAEGSETLASEAIGAGVTDYVADGTSIDALAERVHAAIDGTNATSRDRGPERVVDLVRSIQSKLVRARTTEAVDRGVCEALVDADPYVFAWIGDHDGTADEVVPRASAGVEMGYLDAIEITADGSELAEGPTGRAVRTRELQVAQNIPEEPGYEPWRADATERRYRSSAAIPLVHEGTLYGVLNVYADRTRAFDDAETALLGDLGETIAQAFHRIRLRERYEAQYRDLFEDAPVMIALTEDTATGPVVEDCNRRFADKVERSRDELRGRPLADVYTDEATKRLEQGGYERALAGEFVTAERTLCTRSGERLETLLQATPRRNTEGDIVGTHALYVDMTERKRAREVIDQAEAMEASMDGMAILDGDEYVYANRAHADVYGYDDPAAIVGNSWRTHYDEAEIDRFESTILPSLAEGEEWRGEATGVRADGSRFPQKLSLSPLSDGRYICVVRDVTERRRYEERLERQRDNLEILNQVVRHDIRNDLQVVLGYAESLRRFVDGDRSDHVERVVRSARDAVEITETAGDVAEVMLTADTETASMGVRRPLIDQIEEVRSAYTDAVVTTEGSIPDATVSGDEMLGSVFRNLLTNAIEHNDAAVREVTVDARRSDGRIVVRIADNGPGIPDDRKEAIFEEGETGLDSEGTGLGLYLVETLVERYGGAIRVADNEPTGAVFAVELPIVE, translated from the coding sequence ATGTCGGATCCGGGGCACGTGCTGTACGTCGAGGGGGAGACACGGGCGGGAATGGCCGACGTCCTCTCGAACGCGACCGATCGCGTCGAAGTGCGCGCGGCGTCGAGGGTCGAGGAGGCGCTCGATCTGCTCTCGGCGTGGCCGGCCGACTGTGTCGTCTCGGCCGCCCGTCTCCCGGACGCCCGCTGGCTCGACCTCCTCGAGCGGGTTCGGACGGCCGACGGCGACCGGGCGTTCGTCCTCCATCCAGCCGAGGGGTCTGAGACGCTCGCGAGCGAGGCGATCGGTGCCGGCGTCACCGACTACGTCGCGGATGGCACGTCGATCGACGCCCTCGCGGAGCGCGTACACGCCGCGATAGACGGGACGAACGCGACGTCGCGGGACCGAGGACCGGAGCGTGTCGTCGACCTGGTCCGGTCGATCCAGTCGAAACTCGTTCGGGCACGGACGACCGAGGCGGTCGATCGGGGGGTCTGTGAGGCCCTCGTCGACGCGGACCCGTACGTGTTCGCCTGGATCGGCGACCACGACGGGACGGCCGACGAGGTGGTGCCCCGGGCCTCGGCGGGCGTCGAGATGGGGTATCTCGACGCGATAGAGATCACGGCCGACGGCAGCGAACTCGCCGAGGGGCCAACGGGACGAGCGGTCCGGACGCGGGAACTCCAGGTCGCCCAGAACATCCCGGAAGAGCCGGGATACGAACCGTGGCGGGCGGACGCGACGGAGCGGCGGTACCGCTCCAGCGCCGCGATCCCCCTGGTCCACGAGGGAACGCTGTACGGCGTGTTGAACGTCTACGCCGATCGGACCCGCGCGTTCGACGACGCGGAGACTGCGCTGTTGGGTGATCTGGGCGAAACCATCGCCCAGGCCTTCCACCGCATCCGGCTCCGTGAGCGGTACGAGGCCCAGTACCGGGACCTGTTCGAGGACGCACCGGTGATGATCGCCCTGACGGAGGACACCGCGACCGGACCGGTCGTCGAGGACTGCAACCGGCGGTTCGCCGACAAGGTCGAACGGTCGCGCGACGAACTCCGTGGCCGGCCGCTGGCCGACGTGTACACCGACGAGGCGACGAAACGCCTCGAACAGGGCGGCTACGAGCGTGCGCTCGCCGGCGAGTTCGTCACCGCCGAGCGGACGCTTTGCACGCGGTCCGGCGAGCGACTGGAGACGCTGTTGCAGGCGACGCCGCGGCGGAACACCGAGGGCGACATCGTCGGCACGCACGCGCTCTACGTCGACATGACGGAGCGAAAGCGGGCGCGGGAGGTGATCGACCAGGCCGAGGCGATGGAGGCGTCGATGGACGGCATGGCGATCCTCGACGGCGACGAGTACGTCTACGCCAACCGGGCCCACGCGGATGTCTACGGGTACGACGACCCCGCGGCGATCGTCGGAAATTCTTGGCGAACCCACTACGACGAGGCGGAGATCGACCGGTTCGAGTCGACGATCCTCCCGTCGCTGGCGGAGGGCGAGGAGTGGCGCGGCGAGGCCACGGGCGTGCGCGCCGACGGCAGTCGCTTTCCGCAGAAACTCTCCCTGAGTCCGCTGTCGGACGGGCGGTATATCTGCGTGGTCCGCGACGTCACCGAGCGCCGCCGGTACGAGGAACGACTGGAGCGACAGCGGGACAACCTCGAGATCCTGAACCAGGTGGTTCGACACGACATCCGCAACGACCTGCAGGTGGTGCTCGGCTACGCGGAGTCGCTGCGGCGGTTCGTCGACGGTGACCGCTCGGATCACGTCGAGCGGGTCGTCAGGAGCGCACGCGACGCCGTCGAGATTACGGAGACGGCCGGCGACGTGGCCGAGGTGATGCTCACGGCCGACACGGAGACGGCGTCGATGGGCGTCAGGCGTCCGCTCATCGATCAGATCGAGGAGGTCAGGTCCGCCTACACGGACGCCGTGGTCACGACCGAGGGGTCGATTCCCGACGCGACCGTCAGCGGCGACGAAATGCTCGGCTCGGTGTTCCGGAACCTGCTCACGAACGCCATCGAACACAACGACGCCGCGGTCCGCGAGGTGACGGTCGACGCGCGTCGATCCGACGGCCGGATCGTCGTTCGGATCGCCGACAACGGCCCGGGCATCCCGGACGACCGGAAAGAGGCCATCTTCGAGGAGGGCGAGACGGGGCTCGACAGCGAGGGTACCGGTCTCGGCCTGTACCTAGTCGAGACGCTCGTCGAGCGCTACGGCGGCGCCATCCGGGTCGCGGACAACGAGCCGACGGGCGCCGTCTTCGCCGTCGAGTTACCGATCGTCGAGTGA
- a CDS encoding DUF7263 family protein, with product MRGQTNLFALVVALVLLTGATVVGVSLADAALAGADREPIERHAAAATADRLTAADSPVTTRANVLNASRVAALNASRLRELAPTAGAGDVRVALDDRTVVEWGAPGGGWTVRRSVVVRSRAEPRLIRANLSRRSTVTVPGGVDRATVTLDPGPNTTLRSVRANDRVVLHDGSGLNTTATVHLDRYEPTTLRVDAGANATGRVAVTYRPRIVDDRVLTVTVDA from the coding sequence GTGAGGGGACAGACCAACCTCTTCGCGCTCGTCGTCGCCCTCGTCCTGCTGACGGGGGCGACCGTCGTCGGCGTGAGCCTCGCCGACGCCGCGCTCGCGGGCGCCGACCGCGAACCCATCGAGCGACACGCGGCGGCCGCCACCGCCGACCGACTGACCGCCGCCGACTCGCCGGTCACGACCCGGGCGAACGTGCTCAACGCCTCGCGGGTCGCAGCCCTGAACGCGAGCCGGCTCCGCGAACTGGCGCCCACCGCCGGGGCGGGTGACGTTCGGGTCGCGCTAGACGACCGCACCGTCGTCGAGTGGGGTGCGCCGGGCGGCGGGTGGACGGTCCGCCGGTCGGTCGTCGTCCGTTCGCGGGCGGAACCGCGGCTGATCCGGGCCAATCTCTCCCGGCGGTCGACGGTCACCGTCCCCGGCGGCGTCGACCGGGCCACCGTCACCCTCGACCCCGGGCCGAACACCACTCTCCGGTCCGTCCGGGCGAACGACCGCGTCGTCCTCCACGACGGCAGCGGGCTGAACACCACGGCGACGGTCCACCTCGACCGGTACGAACCGACGACACTCCGGGTCGACGCCGGGGCGAACGCGACCGGCCGGGTCGCGGTGACCTACCGCCCGCGAATCGTCGACGACCGCGTCCTCACGGTGACCGTCGATGCGTAG
- a CDS encoding DUF1684 domain-containing protein: protein MTDDDYAERLRENRAEKDRAFAEARASPLPPERRDDFDGLDYFDPDPDYRVEATVTVHDDPEPVEMETSDDRTVRYLRVATLTFDLAGDTRSLHAYRQEGADRDDLFVPFRDKTTGQQTYHGGRYMELSPEGTVSDGDRVPLDFNLAYTPFCAFSDAFSCPLPPEENWLETTIPAGERAPDR from the coding sequence ATGACCGACGACGACTACGCCGAGCGCCTGCGCGAGAACCGCGCCGAGAAGGACCGCGCCTTCGCCGAGGCCCGCGCGTCGCCGCTCCCCCCGGAGCGCCGCGACGATTTCGACGGTCTCGACTACTTCGACCCCGACCCCGACTACCGCGTGGAGGCGACCGTGACCGTCCACGACGACCCCGAACCGGTCGAGATGGAGACGAGCGACGACCGTACCGTGCGCTACCTCCGGGTCGCCACCCTGACCTTCGACCTCGCCGGCGACACCCGATCGCTGCACGCCTACCGACAGGAGGGAGCCGACCGCGACGATCTGTTCGTCCCCTTCCGCGACAAGACGACCGGTCAGCAGACCTACCACGGCGGCCGGTACATGGAGCTCAGCCCCGAGGGGACGGTGAGCGACGGCGACCGGGTTCCCCTCGATTTCAACCTGGCGTACACCCCGTTCTGTGCGTTCAGCGACGCGTTCTCCTGTCCGCTCCCGCCCGAGGAGAACTGGCTGGAGACGACGATTCCGGCCGGCGAGCGGGCGCCGGACCGCTAG
- a CDS encoding CBS domain-containing protein: MIETTLSAADLRSPPTVPPAMPVTEAAEYLRRPEVSVLPVLDDGSVVGVVTASDLVAMVAETDGRPSVRTIMSSPVTTVTPETTVDEAATRMRTAGVKHLPVVDDEGYRGVLSAADLAPYLPRHHLDIEWRDDPLSIESDGGREHPPDDRRADSIM; the protein is encoded by the coding sequence ATGATAGAGACGACACTCTCCGCCGCCGACCTTCGATCGCCGCCCACCGTCCCGCCCGCGATGCCAGTCACCGAGGCGGCCGAGTACCTCCGCCGTCCCGAGGTGTCGGTGTTGCCCGTCCTGGACGACGGATCCGTCGTCGGCGTCGTCACCGCCTCCGACCTGGTGGCGATGGTCGCCGAGACGGACGGTCGCCCGTCCGTTCGGACGATCATGTCGTCGCCGGTGACGACGGTCACCCCGGAGACGACGGTGGACGAGGCGGCGACACGGATGCGGACCGCCGGTGTCAAACACCTGCCCGTCGTGGACGACGAGGGGTACCGGGGCGTGTTGTCGGCCGCCGACCTGGCGCCCTACCTCCCGCGACACCACCTCGATATCGAGTGGCGGGACGACCCGCTGTCCATCGAGTCGGACGGCGGCCGGGAACACCCCCCGGACGACCGGCGCGCCGACTCTATTATGTGA
- a CDS encoding dienelactone hydrolase family protein translates to MSTPRTAPILVAALVLLSGCSGVLPGDGTPTETSTPTDRPSSTPTAAPTETEAEATYTQTPHTGCQPGAIEKNGTCQAVTSGGNADIFDAENLSAITSERTTVDGTPGYLARPADDGEYPAVVMIHEWWGLNENIEHMADILAGHGYVVFAVDLYDGEVAANSSEAARLSGQVRENPDVAVSKMSRAVSGLRERSDTTDRVASLGWCFGGGQSLQLSLSDADLNATVIYYGTLATNESTLQRVDGPVLGVFGSEDQVVGIENVREFDRTLGEVGVEREIYVYEGAGHAFANPSGESFHPNDTRDAWGKTLTFLDENLRTNESAT, encoded by the coding sequence ATGTCAACTCCCCGGACCGCCCCGATCCTCGTCGCCGCGCTGGTGCTCCTGAGCGGCTGTTCGGGAGTGCTCCCCGGCGACGGGACACCGACCGAAACGTCGACCCCGACCGACCGCCCGTCGTCGACGCCGACGGCGGCGCCGACCGAAACCGAGGCCGAAGCGACCTACACCCAGACCCCGCATACGGGCTGTCAGCCCGGAGCCATCGAGAAGAACGGCACCTGTCAGGCCGTCACGTCCGGCGGCAACGCCGACATCTTCGACGCCGAGAACCTCTCGGCGATCACCTCCGAGCGGACGACGGTCGACGGCACGCCCGGCTACCTCGCCCGGCCGGCCGACGACGGCGAGTACCCCGCCGTCGTCATGATCCACGAGTGGTGGGGACTCAACGAGAACATCGAACACATGGCCGACATCCTCGCCGGCCACGGCTACGTCGTCTTCGCGGTCGACCTCTACGACGGCGAGGTGGCGGCCAACTCCTCCGAGGCGGCGCGGCTGTCCGGCCAGGTGCGCGAGAACCCCGACGTCGCCGTCTCGAAGATGAGCCGTGCGGTGTCGGGGCTGCGCGAGCGGTCCGACACCACCGACCGGGTCGCCAGCCTCGGCTGGTGTTTCGGCGGCGGCCAGAGCCTCCAGTTGAGCCTGAGCGACGCCGACCTGAACGCGACGGTGATCTACTACGGGACGCTGGCGACGAACGAGTCCACCCTCCAACGCGTCGACGGCCCCGTCCTCGGGGTCTTCGGCTCCGAGGACCAGGTGGTCGGCATCGAGAACGTCCGCGAGTTCGACCGGACGCTCGGCGAAGTCGGCGTCGAGCGCGAAATCTACGTCTACGAGGGTGCGGGCCACGCCTTCGCCAACCCGAGCGGCGAGAGCTTCCACCCGAACGACACCCGCGACGCCTGGGGGAAGACCCTGACGTTCCTCGACGAGAACCTGCGGACGAACGAGTCGGCGACCTGA
- a CDS encoding DUF7262 family protein has protein sequence MRRGQLSLSVVEAAVGVVLVVGVAAGFTAGVAPAPSAEPQLDALARDTATLLGSEPAPGTGDAWLVALARSSASFDRLRPDARERAARALPADVAFRISTPHGTVGYPRPPRTTVGSTTVPTRHGPVTVRVWYG, from the coding sequence ATGCGTAGGGGACAGCTCTCGCTGTCGGTGGTCGAGGCCGCCGTCGGCGTCGTCCTCGTCGTCGGCGTCGCCGCGGGGTTCACCGCCGGCGTCGCTCCCGCGCCCTCGGCGGAACCGCAACTCGACGCCTTGGCCCGCGACACGGCGACCCTCTTGGGCTCGGAACCTGCCCCCGGGACCGGCGACGCGTGGCTCGTCGCGCTCGCCCGCTCCTCGGCGTCGTTCGACCGCCTCCGTCCCGACGCCCGGGAGCGGGCCGCCCGCGCGCTCCCCGCGGACGTGGCCTTCCGGATCAGCACGCCACACGGGACGGTCGGCTACCCGCGCCCGCCGCGAACGACCGTCGGGTCGACGACGGTGCCGACGCGTCACGGCCCGGTCACCGTCAGGGTGTGGTACGGATGA
- a CDS encoding DUF7261 family protein, whose product MSRRRGQLVLLAAAVVVTALVPMLLAYAQLGYVGDAAAPSDDRVGTTLVDGKRALERTVAEATGAVSNGTAADQHRKAADLAVTWVDATAAAVESTGTAQGVTVDVARNASAARRWARVRCPRGPDRAFGACVANGGVITQTRADTTALVAVAVDVSVRGPDGTARATFVVRGVRGAVSVGRTEP is encoded by the coding sequence ATGAGTCGCCGCCGCGGTCAACTCGTCTTGCTCGCAGCCGCCGTCGTCGTCACCGCCCTCGTGCCGATGCTGCTCGCGTACGCCCAGCTGGGCTACGTCGGCGACGCGGCCGCCCCGTCCGACGACCGCGTCGGGACGACGCTGGTCGACGGCAAGCGTGCCCTCGAACGGACGGTCGCCGAGGCCACCGGTGCGGTGTCGAACGGCACCGCGGCGGACCAGCACCGGAAGGCGGCCGACCTCGCAGTCACCTGGGTCGACGCGACGGCTGCGGCCGTCGAGTCCACGGGGACGGCCCAGGGGGTAACCGTCGACGTAGCCCGCAACGCGAGCGCGGCACGACGGTGGGCGAGGGTGCGCTGTCCCCGCGGCCCGGACCGCGCCTTCGGCGCCTGCGTCGCCAACGGCGGCGTGATCACACAGACCAGAGCGGACACCACCGCCCTCGTCGCCGTCGCCGTCGACGTGTCCGTCCGCGGCCCGGACGGAACCGCTCGCGCGACGTTCGTGGTCCGTGGGGTCCGTGGTGCCGTGTCCGTCGGCCGGACCGAGCCGTGA